From a region of the Colias croceus chromosome 14, ilColCroc2.1 genome:
- the LOC123697581 gene encoding NPC intracellular cholesterol transporter 1 homolog 1b-like, producing the protein MKETLTFLAIVCMWSSVSARCSSRGECAIIGGRVKPCPVDEEPKPIFDNLPTDEKLELREIIERRCPHLLYDEDGNRLPDNRVLTCCDPIQVYTFSDSLNMADSVLARCPVCLRNFIRQICEMNCSPDQARFVNVTTDVTADNITYVEEINYRLHHDFMINAHKSCSGVMVPQSGMPAINLMCGNAPVCDADAWFGYTGDTTNNPFVDVQVNFIRVHTTEDSMNVNAPLCNETFEGDIPCSCLDCAANCPTSEIEVPSMCTVLSVNCISFSVGITFFVISVIVFIILTLLEVRRKRRSSGDTKNIEEKDNTNTITKFFQSVFEKIGECSASNPIMMIMVTSWVVFAMVYGVVNLKLTANPLELWSDPDSLSRQELNYFNSRFGPFYRAAQVYLTMKGLEPFQVDNVTYGPAFRLEAIQELIKLEDAILNIGRDDGTVKLENVCYAPLRQYGDEEKLEDCVSMSASAYFPDRVVNNNTYLRNIQNCLNNYLSPICLQPWGGGADPEMSFGGFENGNILGAESLIINYPITNHLSEDDLEPVLEWELKFLNLLDDYERNWKADFVEVAYGAERSIEDEIQRISEAEIVPIAISYLLMFIYVILALGNIRRCGTFLLDSKITVAIGSILVVLAALFCAMGVLGYIKVTITLLAINVIPFFVLSIGIDNVFLMVNSIHRIQSNLDKYSDYKEGMSFDKKRRFIFGKMMKSEGPSMFVSSITQVTCFAVGTIANFPAVRSFAIFATISLAFLFIFQITTVVAILSLDYKRGAQNRLDLFCCVQKKVLNDEEPLHSEIAYEGITQKLMEPYSKFILNWRVKIIVAIIFLAFMSICCILIPSLDIGLDQKLAVPQDSYVYKYLDAVDNILPIGPPVFFVLKSGLNFTNPEHQNVICGGQLCNDDSLTMQIFLAVQQKEITYLARISNSWLDDFFDWSSLPDSCCKYNRTDGSFCSSVSNDPECEYCNIPQGEFANGLRPSIEAFHYYIPFFLQDSPTETCNKGGLASYYSNVNYVLDSEGRSTVHDSNFMAYHTNLRTSYDYITAVKYAYEVSENITAAIQRHTGLDVEVFPYSVFYVYFTQYLTVWEDTFSSLAYCVLGALLINIVVTGFNFTITLATIFTCIMVVVDMMGIMYMWNIQLNAVSCVNLIVSIGITVEFCSHLAYAYATSSRPANERVADAIKKVGAIIITGITFTNIPIVVLAFSYTEIIEIFFFRMLFTMVILGCLHGMVFFPVLLSYLNDFK; encoded by the coding sequence ATGAAGGAAACCTTAACATTTCTAGCAATTGTGTGTATGTGGAGTAGTGTGTCTGCAAGATGTTCTTCTCGTGGTGAATGCGCTATAATCGGTGGTCGTGTGAAACCATGTCCCGTGGATGAAGAACCCAAACCAATTTTTGACAATCTTCCAACTGACGAAAAATTGGAATTACGTGAAATTATTGAGCGAAGGTGTCCTCATCTTTTATACGATGAAGATGGTAATAGACTCCCAGATAATCGAGTGTTGACTTGTTGTGACCCCATCCAAGTATATACGTTTTCTGACAGCTTAAACATGGCTGATAGTGTACTCGCCCGCTGTCCGGTTTGCTTGAGGAACTTCATTCGACAAATTTGTGAAATGAACTGCTCTCCCGATCAGGCAAGATTTGTTAATGTTACTACAGATGTTACTGCTGATAACATTACTTATGTGGAAGAAATAAACTATAGACTTCATCATGATTTTATGATTAATGCCCACAAATCTTGTTCCGGAGTAATGGTGCCTCAATCAGGTATGCCAGCGATAAACTTAATGTGTGGAAATGCACCCGTCTGCGATGCAGATGCCTGGTTCGGCTATACAGGTGACACAACAAACAATCCGTTTGTAGATGTGCaggttaattttataagagttCATACAACAGAAGACTCTATGAACGTAAATGCTCCTTTATGTAATGAAACTTTTGAAGGTGATATACCATGCAGTTGTTTAGATTGTGCTGCCAACTGTCCTACTAGTGAAATCGAGGTTCCATCTATGTGCACAGTACTTTCAGTTAATTGTATAAGTTTTTCAGTGGGCATTACGTTCTTTGTAATTAGTgtcattgtatttattattttaacattattagaAGTGAGACGAAAAAGACGATCATCAGGAGATACTAAAAACATTGAAGAAAAAGATAACACTAACACTATCACAAAATTTTTTCAAAgtgtatttgaaaaaatcgGCGAATGTAGCGCTTCTAATCCAATTATGATGATTATGGTCACGTCTTGGGTTGTATTTGCTATGGTATATGGCGTTGTCAATTTAAAGCTAACGGCAAACCCATTAGAGTTATGGTCAGATCCTGATTCACTTTCTCGTCaagaacttaattattttaattcaagatTTGGACCATTTTATAGAGCTGctcaagtttatttaacaatgaaAGGTTTGGAACCATTTCAAGTGGACAATGTTACATATGGCCCAGCCTTTAGATTGGAAGCTATacaagaattaataaaattagaggatgcaattttaaatattgggCGTGACGACGGAACCGTGAAATTAGAAAATGTATGCTATGCACCTCTACGACAATACGGGGATGAAGAAAAATTAGAAGATTGCGTTTCTATGTCTGCATCAGCTTACTTTCCTGACAGAGTAgtaaataacaatacatatttGAGAAACATACAGAATTGcttaaataattatctgtCACCAATTTGCTTACAACCTTGGGGTGGCGGAGCTGATCCAGAAATGAGTTTTGGAGGATTCGAAAATGGTAATATTTTGGGCGCTGAATCACTCATTATTAACTATCCAATAACTAATCATTTAAGTGAAGACGACTTAGAACCTGTTTTAGAGTgggaattaaaatttttgaatcTACTAGATGATTATGAGCGAAATTGGAAAGCAGATTTTGTTGAAGTCGCATATGGCGCTGAAAGGTCTATTGAAGATGAAATTCAGAGGATATCGGAAGCGGAAATAGTACCTATTGCTATTAGTTATTTACTAATGTTTATTTACGTAATTCTTGCCCTTGGAAACATAAGACGATGTGGAACCTTTTTACTCGATAGCAAAATTACGGTAGCTATTGGTAGTATTTTAGTTGTTCTAGCCGCATTGTTTTGTGCAATGGGAGTATTAGgctatataaaagtaacaattacCCTGCTGGCTATAAATGTAATACCATTTTTCGTTCTATCGATAGGAAtagataatgtatttttaatggtAAATTCTATACATCGCATACAATCTAATCTTGATAAGTACAGTGATTATAAGGAAGGAATGAGTTTTGATAAAAAGCGACGGTTTATATTCGGTAAGATGATGAAAAGTGAAGGACCATCTATGTTTGTGTCTTCTATAACGCAGGTCACGTGCTTCGCTGTAGGGACTATTGCAAATTTTCCAGCTGTTAGGTCTTTTGCTATATTTGCAACTATTTCTTTggcatttttgtttatatttcaaataaccACGGTTGTTGCCATTTTATCACTCGATTACAAACGAGGCGCTCAAAATAGATTGGATCTTTTCTGTTGTGTTCAGAAGAAAGTACTTAATGATGAAGAACCACTCCATTCAGAGATCGCTTATGAAGGTATTACGCAAAAGCTAATGGAGCCTTAttcaaagtttatattaaattggcgtgttaaaattattgttgcCATCATTTTTCTAGCATTTATGTCAATATGTTGTATTTTGATTCCAAGTCTGGACATAGGATTAGATCAAAAACTTGCAGTTCCACAAGATTCTTATGTATACAAATATCTGGACGCCGTTGACAATATATTGCCTATAGGGCCCCCAGTGTTTTTTGTGTTAAAAAGTGGCTTGAATTTTACAAATCCTGAGCATCAAAACGTAATTTGTGGTGGTCAGTTATGTAATGATGATTCTTTAACTATGCAAATATTTTTGGCTGTACaacaaaaagaaataacatatttaGCTAGAATATCAAATTCATGGTTAGATGACTTTTTCGATTGGTCTTCTTTGCCAGATTCTTGTTGTAAGTATAACAGGACCGATGGTAGTTTTTGTTCGAGCGTGTCGAATGACCCCGAGTGTGAATATTGTAACATCCCACAAGGTGAATTTGCCAACGGATTAAGGCCAAGTATTGAAGCATTCCACTACTATATACCATTTTTCTTGCAAGACTCGCCAACAGAAACATGCAATAAAGGTGGGTTAGCTAGTTATTATTCAAATGTAAATTATGTTCTTGATTCAGAAGGTCGCTCGACTGTTCACGATTCTAACTTTATGGCCTATCACACTAATTTAAGAACATCGTATGACTATATAACTGCAGTTAAGTATGCTTATGAAGTCAGCGAAAATATCACGGCTGCTATACAACGTCATACAGGTTTAGACGTAGAAGTTTTTCCATATTCGGTATTTTATGTCTACTTCACCCAATATTTGACCGTATGGGAAGATACGTTTTCATCACTTGCTTACTGTGTTTTAGGagctttattaataaatatagtagTCACCGGGTTCAACTTTACCATCACCTTGGCCACAATATTCACATGTATCATGGTCGTTGTAGATATGATGGGCATAATGTACATGTGGAATATACAGCTGAACGCTGTTTCGTGTGTCAATCTGATCGTTTCGATTGGTATAACCGTAGAGTTTTGCAGTCATCTCGCCTATGCTTATGCTACTAGTAGTCGCCCTGCAAATGAAAGGGTTGCAGATGCAATCAAAAAAGTAGGGGCAATCATTATTACGGGCATTACTTTTACTAATATTCCCATAGTTGTTTTAGCTTTCTCATACACAgaaattatagaaattttcttcTTTAGAATGTTATTCACTATGGTTATTTTAGGTTGCCTTCACGGCATGGTATTTTTCCCAGtcttattaagttatttaaatgactttaaa
- the LOC123697314 gene encoding helix-loop-helix protein 1 isoform X2 has product MKSWLEASGMEDGSLPCMLAETREALLPITGCENMAPRKRDRSLEPCAVSEEAYLSSGAGSPYAGLSREERRRRRRATLKYRTAHATRERIRVEAFNAAFASLRRLLPTLPPDKKLSKIEILRLAICYIAYLNHVLDA; this is encoded by the exons ATGAAGAGCTGGTTAGAAGCCAGCGGTATGGAGGATGGATCACTGCCGTGCATGCTCGCTGAAACTCGTGAAGCCCTGCTTCCTATAACAGGTTGTGAGAACATGGCACCTAGAAAACG TGACAGATCCTTAGAGCCTTGCGCGGTGTCCGAGGAGGCGTATTTATCCAGCGGAGCCGGGTCTCCATACGCCGGTTTATCCAGAGAAGAAAGGCGAAGAAGACGACGAGCCACACTCAAGTATCGTACAGCACACGCAACTAGAGAAAGAATTCGCGTTGAAGCATTCAATGCTGCTTTCGCGTCACTTCGTAGACTTCTGCCGACCCTACCACCAGATAAAAAGCTGTCCAAAATTGAAATTCTCCGCTTAGCTATATGTTACATCGCATATCTAAACCATGTTCTAGAtgcgtga
- the LOC123697314 gene encoding helix-loop-helix protein 1 isoform X1: protein MKSWLEASGMEDGSLPCMLAETREALLPITGCENMAPRKRYDSYSDRSLEPCAVSEEAYLSSGAGSPYAGLSREERRRRRRATLKYRTAHATRERIRVEAFNAAFASLRRLLPTLPPDKKLSKIEILRLAICYIAYLNHVLDA from the exons ATGAAGAGCTGGTTAGAAGCCAGCGGTATGGAGGATGGATCACTGCCGTGCATGCTCGCTGAAACTCGTGAAGCCCTGCTTCCTATAACAGGTTGTGAGAACATGGCACCTAGAAAACGGTACGACAGCTAtag TGACAGATCCTTAGAGCCTTGCGCGGTGTCCGAGGAGGCGTATTTATCCAGCGGAGCCGGGTCTCCATACGCCGGTTTATCCAGAGAAGAAAGGCGAAGAAGACGACGAGCCACACTCAAGTATCGTACAGCACACGCAACTAGAGAAAGAATTCGCGTTGAAGCATTCAATGCTGCTTTCGCGTCACTTCGTAGACTTCTGCCGACCCTACCACCAGATAAAAAGCTGTCCAAAATTGAAATTCTCCGCTTAGCTATATGTTACATCGCATATCTAAACCATGTTCTAGAtgcgtga
- the LOC123697316 gene encoding protein Flattop, which yields MAFNFDSGQFNKESTPKRLGNWQVPRWAPTRARPLEMRPDPKPICDINGHFLPGAPRGTSRCFGHYTGTWELPKKITRQVAEELAKEPPAGRFPDWINLRVQRPKVVPASRVRGAKRGKAPKEDTTDKDEQSFKPKQCPFHDHKRKRTVKK from the exons ATGGCTTTTAATTTCGATAGTGGGCAG TTCAACAAAGAGTCGACGCCAAAACGATTAGGCAACTGGCAAGTACCGCGTTGGGCGCCAACGCGAGCGCGACCCCTCGAAATGCGTCCAGACCCGAAGCCAATTTGCGACATAAATGGACACTTCTTGCCGGGCGCTCCCAGGGGAACGTCGAGGTGCTTCGGGCATTATACCGGCACCTGGGAGCTGCCGAAGAAAATAACAAGACAAGTCG CGGAGGAATTGGCGAAGGAACCTCCAGCTGGTAGATTTCCTGATTGGATAAATCTACGGGTTCAAAGGCCGAAGGTGGTTCCAGCATCGCGCGTGCGTGGAGCGAAACGCGGCAAAGCGCCAAAGGAGGACACCACAGACAAAGATGAGCAGTCTTTCAAA CCTAAACAATGCCCGTTCCACGATCACAAACGTAAACGCACAGTTAAAAAATGA
- the LOC123697315 gene encoding uncharacterized protein DDB_G0283697 — MKYAKKSATPKLPYVNVAQNFNFAKGMHAGNLEHQPLPDTLGYRNLTKVGEHRDSDIVVKPYAIGWKGYGASGPTCCTKMRVHRPKTCDPKKNETEADRKQRPVTSIQDLGGQYKKPLSLMDLAICWDFKADDPRREPKPPKHIDGSNGSQAPAVFTMVHTPKETLEDNIAPGHSQSIFNQNRITQDIGHHSVPHFEKDMTKEKRKDTCDVQHCPQHNHRENISRSKSSSRKSSAQSPKNGKCDGVNGCGTPSNSNSSHGSSKAENFKTIKEAWTSNNKNNCNGINRRNHSLESYDKTPLAQGKLHQSSPNDSQISRSPKESSDAGNNNTKHKHCISCNGYKANKDVKQKEDYKFAFKAGNPNSVQSHSSNESKNVKMPKMRHPYTKKSYTIPTLAPPFSIWRDANATGYPEHWRLASVYQHAYKPPEQRRKPLINSVFQ; from the coding sequence ATGAAATACGCAAAGAAAAGCGCGACACCTAAATTACCGTACGTGAACGTTGcgcaaaattttaattttgccaAAGGTATGCATGCGGGAAATTTAGAACATCAACCCTTACCGGACACGTTGGGGTACCGAAATTTAACTAAGGTAGGAGAACACAGAGACTCTGACATCGTAGTGAAACCATATGCTATAGGTTGGAAAGGTTACGGAGCTTCTGGTCCGACTTGTTGCACAAAAATGCGAGTACATAGACCGAAAACGTGTGATCccaaaaaaaatgaaacagaAGCAGACCGTAAGCAACGGCCAGTGACCTCAATACAAGATTTGGGTGGTCAGTATAAGAAGCCTTTGTCACTAATGGATTTAGCTATTTGTTGGGATTTTAAAGCGGATGATCCAAGACGAGAGCCTAAACCTCCGAAACACATAGATGGATCAAATGGATCTCAAGCACCAGCAGTTTTTACAATGGTGCACACGCCTAAAGAAACATTGGAAGACAATATAGCACCGGGACACTCTCAGTCAATTTTTAACCAGAACCGTATAACTCAAGATATAGGACATCACAGTGTGCCTCATTTTGAAAAAGACATGACGAAAGAGAAACGGAAAGATACCTGTGATGTGCAGCATTGTCCCCAGCATAATCATAGGGAAAATATTTCAAGATCTAAGTCTTCAAGCAGGAAAAGTTCTGCTCAATCACCAAAAAATGGTAAATGTGACGGTGTTAACGGGTGCGGCACCCCATCGAATTCAAACTCTAGTCACGGTTCTTCGAAggcagaaaattttaaaaccatAAAAGAAGCCTGGACTagcaataataaaaacaattgtaACGGAATAAATCGTCGAAATCACAGTTTAGAATCGTACGACAAAACCCCTTTAGCGCAAGGAAAACTGCATCAAAGTTCGCCAAACGATTCTCAAATATCTCGCTCGCCAAAAGAGTCGAGTGACGCGGGTAATAACAATACGAAACATAAGCATTGCATTTCTTGCAATGGATATAAAGCAAATAAAGATGTCAAACAAAAAGAAGATTACAAATTTGCTTTCAAAGCTGGCAATCCCAATTCAGTTCAAAGCCACAGTTCTAATGAGtcgaaaaatgttaaaatgcCGAAAATGCGTCATCCGTACACAAAGAAATCCTATACCATTCCTACTTTGGCGCCGCCGTTTAGTATTTGGCGGGATGCGAATGCCACAGGATATCCAGAGCATTGGAGATTAGCTAGCGTTTACCAACACGCATATAAGCCACCGGAGCAGCGACGTAAACCTCTCATAAATAGCGTTTTCCAATAA